GGGGTGGCGATTACGAGCAGTCCAGCGAAGCGCAGGGGGCGTTGACCGGCTCCATTGCCCTGCCTTATCTCGGCATGATGCTGGTCACCGTGCTGCTGTTCGCCCGAGTGCGTCAGCCGCTGATGATCTGGCTGGTGGTGCCGATGTCGATCATCGGTGTCAGCCTCGGTCTGCATCTGGCTGGTCAGTCTTTCGGCTTCATGGCCCTGCTCGGGCTGCTCAGCCTGACCGGCATGCTGGTCAAGAATGCGGTGGTGCTTGTGGATGAGACCGACCGGCAGATCGACGAGCAGGTGCCGCGCATGACCGCGATCGTCGAAGCGTCCGCGTCCCGCCTGCGCCCGGTGGTCATGGCCGCCGGCACTACGGTGTTGGGTATGGTGCCGCTGTTGTTCGATCCGTTCTTTGCCAATATGGCCGTCACCATCATGGGTGGGCTCGGGTTTGCCACGGTGCTCACCCTGCTTGCCGTGCCCTGCCTGTACGCCCTCTTCATGCGCGTGAACGTGGAGGAAACCTAATGTTCACCCGGGCGCGCCTCAAGCCGCTGTTATACGCGCTGGGACTGGTGCTGGCAGGTTGTTCCAGCGCGCCCAGTCACGACACTCCTCAGCTGCCGCCCGACTGGTTTCATGGCAACGAACAAGCGTCGCTTGAGCCCTCTGCGCTGGCCCATTGGTGGGACCAGTTCGACGACCCCATGTTGACGGCGACGGTAACGCGCGCCATGCAGGCCAACTACGACGCGCGCCTGGCCATGCTGCGCGTTCAGGCCGCTCGCGCGCAGTTGCGCCAGGCTCGCGCCAGCCTGTTCCCGATACTGGATCTCCCGGGGTCGGCGAGCCGCCAGTGGATCGACGTCGATCCGCCGGCCAGCGCCCGCCCGCAACTCGAACAGCTCGGCCTCGATCTGGACGACGGTATCTCGATCGACATGTGGGAACTGGCGCTGCAAGCCAGCTGGGAACCAGACATATTCGGCGCCAACCGGGCTCGTACCCAGGGCGCCCGGCAACAGGTGCGCTCCGCTCAGGCGCAGGCTATCGGAGCACGCTTGAGCGTCGCCGCCGGCGCGGCCCAGGGCTACATTCGTGCGCGCACTCTCGAAGCGCAGCTGGCGTTGCTCGAAGAGGGCCAGAAAATTGCCGGCGAGTTCGCGCGCATTTCCAGCTTCATGTTCGAGGCCGGCGAGGTCACCCGTCTGGATGTCGAAGCCAGCGCAGCCGAGCACGAGGCGCTTGCGGCGCAGCATGAGCAGGTTCAGATCGCGCTGGCCGAAGCACGGCTGGCCCTCGATACGCTACTGGCAAGGCCGCCCGGCACCACCGCTGAGCAGATGCGCACTGCCCCGCCCTCTTCTGTACCGGTCGCCCGAGCAGCCATCGCGCCCGGCCAGCCCATCGATCTGCTGCGTCGCAGACCCGATCTGATTGCCGCCGCAGCCGATCTGCAGGGAGCCGAGCTGCAAAGCCTCGCCGCACGCAGGGACCTGTTTCCAAAGATCGCCGTACAGGCAGCCGCCGGACGCTCCGGTTTTGCGTTGGGCGATGCCATTTCATCAGCCTCGAATTTTGCTCGCCTCGGCGCGACATTCGCCCTGCCCCTGTTGGATTATCCGCGCCGCCAGGCGGCAATTGAGCTGGCCGACGTGTCCGGTGAGCAGGCTTTCGTTTCCTTTCAGCAAACGCTGGCCGAAGCGCTCGAAGATGTGGAGCGCGCCCTGGTTAATGTCGATGGACAACGGCGCCGCCAGATCGCCCTCGGGCGCACCCTGGCCCACCGTGAACGGGCCCACTCCATGGCCCGACGCAGCTATGAACTCGGCGAAGCGAACCTGGCCGAGGTACTCGATGCCCAGCGCAGCGTGCTCGAAACACGCGGCCAGGTAATCGAAGCACGCGCTGCGCTGGCAGGCGCCCAGGTCGCACTGTATCTCGCGCTGGGCGGCGGCTGGCAGCAACCTGCACCGCAGGCGCAGCAAGCGGATCGCTAGCTGATTCAACCCCCTGCCTAGGCCGATCGTGCAGCGCCGCCGCACAGGCTGTGCGGCCGATTGGGAGCTAAACCCAATTCGCGGCTGTCTCTGTTGACATGCCTCGCAGCCGCTTCGCCAAGCTCCGCCGGATCAGGACGCCATGTCTATGCTCAGAACTTGCACGTACCTTTTTGCCCTGCTGTTGATCGGCGCCACCTGGGTGACGGCGAGCCCGGTGGTAGCGCAGACCACCGCGCCGGAAGCAGGCGAAGAAGCCGCCCCACCCGCTTCCGTGCCCGAAGATCCGCTGGGCCGGACGACGCCGCGGGGCGCCTTCAGCGGATACATCCATGCAATGGCCGAAGAAAGCTACGACGAGGCGGCCGAATACCTCGACCTGTCGGGGCTGCCCCGGCGCATTGCCCGTCAGGGTGGAGCGGAGATTGCCCGACGCCTGCGCATTGCACTGGATCAGGGCGGCGACGTTCAGCCATCCGTGGCGTTGAGCGATCAGCCGGAAGGCAAGCTCAATGACGGGCTGGCCCCGCGCATGGAAAGGATCGGCTCGGTCACGCTGCAGGGCGAGGTGGTGCCGCTGTACCTGGAGCGCACCGAGGAAACCGACGAGCCGCTGTGGCGGGTATCGTCAGAGACCCTGAAGTACCTACCAGAAACGCTCGATGAAAATCTTCATACCACCGTGGACCAGCTGCTCCCGAGCGTGCTGATCCAACGCAAATGGCAGGGCGTGCCTATCGGTCATTGGCTGGCCATGGTGCTGCTGGCGATACTTGCGTATGTGATCAGCCGGCTGGTAGTGGCTGCAGTGATTGGTGGTGCGCGGCGCCTACTCAGGCGACGGTTTCCCAACTACCCCACCGGCCTGGTTCAGGCTTTCGGCCAGCCGATCCGGGTGTATCTGGCCGTCATGCTCTTCGTTGCTGCCGCCCAGCGCGCGGGAATCTCGATCATCGTTCGACAGTACTTCAGTCAAGTGACCGTCCTGGTGGCCTGGTTTGCCATTCTGCTGTTGGCCTGGCGGCTGATCGACGTCATCGCCAGCGCGTTGCTGACCAGAACGACGCGCCGCGCCAACATGGGCGCGCTGTCCGCCATCCTGTTCTTCCGCCGCAGCATCAAGGTACTGCTGGTGGCGCTGGGTGTGATCAGCGTTCTGGACATGATCGGCTTCGACGTGACCACGGGCCTTGCGGCACTGGGTATTGGCGGTATCGCCATTGCCTTGGGGGCGCAAAAGACGGTGGAGAACCTGGTCGGCGGATTGAGCCTGATTTTCGATCAACCGGTACGGGTGGGCGATTTCTGCAAGATCGGTGACATCGTCGGGACGGTCGAGCAGATCGGCATGCGCTCGACCCGCATTCGCACGCTGGACCGTACCATGGTGGTGATACCCAATGGTGACCTGTCCTCGCGCGTGATCGAGAACTACGCACATCGCGATCGTTTCTGGTTTCACCCTGCGCTGGGCTTGCGGTACGAAACGACGCCGGATCAGATTCGCTACCTTCTGGTGGAGATCCGTTCGATGCTGTATGCCCACCCTCGCGTCGATCCAGATCCGGCCCGGGTGCGCTTCACCGGATTCGGTGCGGTATCGGTGAACCTGGAAGTGTTTGCCTACGTCCTGGCCAAGGACTACGACGATTTCCTGGAAATTCAGGAAGACCTGTATCTGCGGATCGCCGACATCGTTCGTGAAAGTGGAACCGGTTTCGCCTTCCCGTCGCAGACGGTCTATCTGGCCTCGGATTCGGGACGCTCTGATAGCAAATCCCGGGAAGCAGAAGAAAAGGTCAACCAGTGGCGGGAGGCCGGCGACATGCCCTTGCCGAAGTTCGAGCCCGAGCGCGTCGACAAACTCAAGGGCAGTA
The nucleotide sequence above comes from Halopseudomonas xinjiangensis. Encoded proteins:
- a CDS encoding efflux transporter outer membrane subunit, whose amino-acid sequence is MFTRARLKPLLYALGLVLAGCSSAPSHDTPQLPPDWFHGNEQASLEPSALAHWWDQFDDPMLTATVTRAMQANYDARLAMLRVQAARAQLRQARASLFPILDLPGSASRQWIDVDPPASARPQLEQLGLDLDDGISIDMWELALQASWEPDIFGANRARTQGARQQVRSAQAQAIGARLSVAAGAAQGYIRARTLEAQLALLEEGQKIAGEFARISSFMFEAGEVTRLDVEASAAEHEALAAQHEQVQIALAEARLALDTLLARPPGTTAEQMRTAPPSSVPVARAAIAPGQPIDLLRRRPDLIAAAADLQGAELQSLAARRDLFPKIAVQAAAGRSGFALGDAISSASNFARLGATFALPLLDYPRRQAAIELADVSGEQAFVSFQQTLAEALEDVERALVNVDGQRRRQIALGRTLAHRERAHSMARRSYELGEANLAEVLDAQRSVLETRGQVIEARAALAGAQVALYLALGGGWQQPAPQAQQADR
- a CDS encoding mechanosensitive ion channel family protein translates to MSMLRTCTYLFALLLIGATWVTASPVVAQTTAPEAGEEAAPPASVPEDPLGRTTPRGAFSGYIHAMAEESYDEAAEYLDLSGLPRRIARQGGAEIARRLRIALDQGGDVQPSVALSDQPEGKLNDGLAPRMERIGSVTLQGEVVPLYLERTEETDEPLWRVSSETLKYLPETLDENLHTTVDQLLPSVLIQRKWQGVPIGHWLAMVLLAILAYVISRLVVAAVIGGARRLLRRRFPNYPTGLVQAFGQPIRVYLAVMLFVAAAQRAGISIIVRQYFSQVTVLVAWFAILLLAWRLIDVIASALLTRTTRRANMGALSAILFFRRSIKVLLVALGVISVLDMIGFDVTTGLAALGIGGIAIALGAQKTVENLVGGLSLIFDQPVRVGDFCKIGDIVGTVEQIGMRSTRIRTLDRTMVVIPNGDLSSRVIENYAHRDRFWFHPALGLRYETTPDQIRYLLVEIRSMLYAHPRVDPDPARVRFTGFGAVSVNLEVFAYVLAKDYDDFLEIQEDLYLRIADIVRESGTGFAFPSQTVYLASDSGRSDSKSREAEEKVNQWREAGDMPLPKFEPERVDKLKGSIGYPPPGSSSAKR